A part of Thalassophryne amazonica chromosome 3, fThaAma1.1, whole genome shotgun sequence genomic DNA contains:
- the zmat1 gene encoding zinc finger matrin-type protein 1 isoform X2: MGDRSVCAPSFAESGAQKNITTAPDAAFVTDAVKVINIQIGSTQVEGDKTEEELLTGLLTDGYCHVCEAVLQFESQRLAHYEGKKHAQKLKVYLQAKKTEKMNSQSAGSQQTIMGDKDRFCELCNMVFNAPVVAKSHYVGKVHAKNLRKQGLQSVVLNKCTEKLSESLNQASANADQESSLEDVTKHFIDPASTQSADIDLKDPNKWCPLCAAPFFNPQMALQHYSGRKHQRNQSKQELLKELGESVQQGSSLMCQMCSVEFNSVEMYHAHMQGNKHRNREKKVADVCTSQEKVSSTFADELADYIKGQKARGITPKTTYTVPLGDRQEEGEEEETFNEGSVCQLDQHLHNHLPTSNNPHYSHPSGYYVAEGWHPPYQDPVCNYSVRRMYCGWDSSGPPPDLTGSEITQTTMRSFKRKRNRECSSSSYSTSLSDSSYSSSSGSSTSDCEESTRKHRHRKRPRRSRMRRGRRPREEDSDAEKRQRRKARGENYKGRRRDKLGEKNKRAKHKRHGDGRQDKKTLQSEYVEEGGEKVLDILMPEEMMEMKKGTRCNIEDEQQEEQDELTRSRFWKEKRKTKDKVDSRTEEEKLWDESILGC, from the exons ATGGGCGACAGGAGTGTCTGTGCTCCGAGTTTTGCGGAGTCAGGCGCTCAAAAAAACATTACTACTGCCCCTGATGCGGCTTTTGTCACAGACGCCGTTAAAGTAATAAACATTCAAATAGGTAGTACCCAGGTCGAAG GAGACAAGACTGAAGAGGAGCTACTGACTGGTCTCCTAACTGATGGCTACTGTCACGTGTGTGAGGCTGTGCTGCAGTTTGAGTCTCAGCGGCTTGCTCACTATGAG GGAAAGAAACATGCTCAGAAACTCAAGGTGTATTTGCAGGCAAAGAAAACCGAGAAGATGAACTCACAGTCTGCTGGATCCCAG CAAACCATTATGGGGGATAAAGACCGTTTCTGTGAGCTGTGTAACATGGTATTTAATGCTCCTGTGGTTGCAAAATCACATTATGTGGGAAAAGTCCATGCAAAAAATCTACGTAAACAAGGTCTTCAGTCTGTAG ttcTAAACAAGTGCACAGAGAAGCTGAGTGAAAGTCTGAATCAAGCTTCTGCTAATGCTGATCAAGAATCATCTCTGGAGGATGTCACAAAGCATTTTATAGACCCAGCATCCACCCAGAGTGCAGATATTGATCTGAAGGACCCTAACAAGTGGTGTCCCCTGTGTGCTGCCCCCTTCTTCAACCCTCAGATGGCTCTGCAGCACTACAGTGGACGGAAACACCAAAGGAATCAATCCAAACAAGAGCTGCTTAAAGAACTGGGAGAGAGTGTCCAACAAG GTAGCTCCCTGATGTGTCAGATGTGTAGTGTGGAATTTAACTCTGTGGAAATGTATCATGCCCACATGCAGGGCAACAAGCACCGGAATAG AGAGAAGAAGGTTGCTGATGTGTGCACTTCCCAAGAGAAGGTCAGTAGCACATTTGCAGATGAACTGGCAGATTACATCAAGGGCCAGAAGGCTCGTGGAATCACCCCCAAGACGACCTACACTGTCCCCCTGGGTGACAGACAGGAAGAGGGTGAGGAAGAAGAAACATTTAATGAGGGAAGTGTTTGTCAGCTGGACCAGCATCTTCACAACCATCTGCCTACTTCAAATAATCCTCATTACTCTCATCCCAGTGGTTATTATGTAGCTGAAGGCTGGCATCCTCCATATCAGGACCCTGTGTGTAATTACAGCGTCAGAAGAATGTATTGTGGCTGGGACTCCAGTGGCCCTCCTCCAGACCTCACAGGCTCAGAGATTACACAGACCACTATGAGGTCCTTCAAGAggaaaaggaacagagagtgctcAAGCTCTTCATACAGTACCTCGTTGTCTGACTCCTCGTATTCCTCCTCGTCTGGCAGCAGCACGAGTGACTGTGAGGagagcacacgcaagcacagacACAGGAAGAGACCCAGAAGGTCCAGGATGAGGAGAGGCAGGAGACCAAGAGAGGAAGACTCCGATGCAGAGAAAAGGCAGAGGAGGAAGGCCAGGGGTGAAAACTACAAAGGGAGGAGAAGAGATAAGTTAGGAGAAAAAAACAAGCGAGCAAAACATAAAAGGCATGGTGATGGAAGGCAAGACAAAAAAACTCTGCAAAGTGAGTACGTGGAGGAAGGCGGGGAAAAGGTGTTGGATATTTTAATGCCAGAAGAGATGATGGAGATGAAAAAAGGAACTCGGTGTAATATTGAGGATGAGCAGCAGGAAGAGCAAGATGAGTTAACCCGATCCAGATTTTGGAAGGAAAAGAGGAAAACAAAGGACAAAGTAGACAGTAGAACAGAGGAGGAGAAGCTGTGGGATGAATCCATACTTGGCTGTTAA
- the zmat1 gene encoding zinc finger matrin-type protein 1 isoform X1, whose product MGDRSVCAPSFAESGAQKNITTAPDAAFVTDAVKVINIQIGSTQVEGDKTEEELLTGLLTDGYCHVCEAVLQFESQRLAHYEGKKHAQKLKVYLQAKKTEKMNSQSAGSQQTIMGDKDRFCELCNMVFNAPVVAKSHYVGKVHAKNLRKQGLQSVVLNKCTEKLSESLNQASANADQESSLEDVTKHFIDPASTQSADIDLKDPNKWCPLCAAPFFNPQMALQHYSGRKHQRNQSKQELLKELGESVQQGSSLMCQMCSVEFNSVEMYHAHMQGNKHRTQEKKVADVCTSQEKVSSTFADELADYIKGQKARGITPKTTYTVPLGDRQEEGEEEETFNEGSVCQLDQHLHNHLPTSNNPHYSHPSGYYVAEGWHPPYQDPVCNYSVRRMYCGWDSSGPPPDLTGSEITQTTMRSFKRKRNRECSSSSYSTSLSDSSYSSSSGSSTSDCEESTRKHRHRKRPRRSRMRRGRRPREEDSDAEKRQRRKARGENYKGRRRDKLGEKNKRAKHKRHGDGRQDKKTLQSEYVEEGGEKVLDILMPEEMMEMKKGTRCNIEDEQQEEQDELTRSRFWKEKRKTKDKVDSRTEEEKLWDESILGC is encoded by the exons ATGGGCGACAGGAGTGTCTGTGCTCCGAGTTTTGCGGAGTCAGGCGCTCAAAAAAACATTACTACTGCCCCTGATGCGGCTTTTGTCACAGACGCCGTTAAAGTAATAAACATTCAAATAGGTAGTACCCAGGTCGAAG GAGACAAGACTGAAGAGGAGCTACTGACTGGTCTCCTAACTGATGGCTACTGTCACGTGTGTGAGGCTGTGCTGCAGTTTGAGTCTCAGCGGCTTGCTCACTATGAG GGAAAGAAACATGCTCAGAAACTCAAGGTGTATTTGCAGGCAAAGAAAACCGAGAAGATGAACTCACAGTCTGCTGGATCCCAG CAAACCATTATGGGGGATAAAGACCGTTTCTGTGAGCTGTGTAACATGGTATTTAATGCTCCTGTGGTTGCAAAATCACATTATGTGGGAAAAGTCCATGCAAAAAATCTACGTAAACAAGGTCTTCAGTCTGTAG ttcTAAACAAGTGCACAGAGAAGCTGAGTGAAAGTCTGAATCAAGCTTCTGCTAATGCTGATCAAGAATCATCTCTGGAGGATGTCACAAAGCATTTTATAGACCCAGCATCCACCCAGAGTGCAGATATTGATCTGAAGGACCCTAACAAGTGGTGTCCCCTGTGTGCTGCCCCCTTCTTCAACCCTCAGATGGCTCTGCAGCACTACAGTGGACGGAAACACCAAAGGAATCAATCCAAACAAGAGCTGCTTAAAGAACTGGGAGAGAGTGTCCAACAAG GTAGCTCCCTGATGTGTCAGATGTGTAGTGTGGAATTTAACTCTGTGGAAATGTATCATGCCCACATGCAGGGCAACAAGCACCG AACTCAAG AGAAGAAGGTTGCTGATGTGTGCACTTCCCAAGAGAAGGTCAGTAGCACATTTGCAGATGAACTGGCAGATTACATCAAGGGCCAGAAGGCTCGTGGAATCACCCCCAAGACGACCTACACTGTCCCCCTGGGTGACAGACAGGAAGAGGGTGAGGAAGAAGAAACATTTAATGAGGGAAGTGTTTGTCAGCTGGACCAGCATCTTCACAACCATCTGCCTACTTCAAATAATCCTCATTACTCTCATCCCAGTGGTTATTATGTAGCTGAAGGCTGGCATCCTCCATATCAGGACCCTGTGTGTAATTACAGCGTCAGAAGAATGTATTGTGGCTGGGACTCCAGTGGCCCTCCTCCAGACCTCACAGGCTCAGAGATTACACAGACCACTATGAGGTCCTTCAAGAggaaaaggaacagagagtgctcAAGCTCTTCATACAGTACCTCGTTGTCTGACTCCTCGTATTCCTCCTCGTCTGGCAGCAGCACGAGTGACTGTGAGGagagcacacgcaagcacagacACAGGAAGAGACCCAGAAGGTCCAGGATGAGGAGAGGCAGGAGACCAAGAGAGGAAGACTCCGATGCAGAGAAAAGGCAGAGGAGGAAGGCCAGGGGTGAAAACTACAAAGGGAGGAGAAGAGATAAGTTAGGAGAAAAAAACAAGCGAGCAAAACATAAAAGGCATGGTGATGGAAGGCAAGACAAAAAAACTCTGCAAAGTGAGTACGTGGAGGAAGGCGGGGAAAAGGTGTTGGATATTTTAATGCCAGAAGAGATGATGGAGATGAAAAAAGGAACTCGGTGTAATATTGAGGATGAGCAGCAGGAAGAGCAAGATGAGTTAACCCGATCCAGATTTTGGAAGGAAAAGAGGAAAACAAAGGACAAAGTAGACAGTAGAACAGAGGAGGAGAAGCTGTGGGATGAATCCATACTTGGCTGTTAA
- the gnrh2 gene encoding progonadoliberin-2 produces the protein MMSMCQLVLLLGLILCVGAQHWSHGWYPGGKRELDSFATSEISEEIKVCKGGECSYLRPQRRSLLRSILVDALARQLQKKK, from the exons ATGATGAGTATGTGTCAGCTGGTGCTGCTGTTGGGTCTGATTCTGTGTGTGGGGGCCCAGCACTGGTCTCATGGTTGGTACCCTGGAGGCAAGAGGGAACTGGATTCTTTTGCCACATCAGAG ATTTCAGAGGAGATTAAGGTGTGTAAAGGAGGAGAATGCAGCTACTTGAGACCCCAGCGGAGGAGCCTTCTGAGAAGCATTCTT GTGGATGCCTTAGCCAGACAGCTCCAAAAGAAAAAGTGA